One Brassica oleracea var. oleracea cultivar TO1000 chromosome C7, BOL, whole genome shotgun sequence genomic window carries:
- the LOC106305969 gene encoding 60S ribosomal protein L13a-4: protein MVSGSGICSKRVVVDARHHMLGRLASIVAKELLNGQKVVIVRCEEICLSGGLVRQKMKYMRFLRKRMNTKPSHGPIHFRAPSKIFWRTVRGMIPHKTKRGAAALARMKVFEGVPPPYDKVKRMVIPDALKVLRLQAGHKYCLLGRLSSEVGWNHYDTIKELEAKRKERSQVVYERKKQLNKLRAKAEKVAEEKLGAQLEILAPVKY, encoded by the exons ATGGTGTCGGGATCAGGTATATGCTCGAAGCGCGTGGTCGTCGACGCGCGCCACCACATGCTGGGGCGTTTGGCGTCGATCGTGGCCAAGGAGCTGCTCAATGGGCAGAAGGTCGTCATCGTTAGATGCGAGGAGATTTGCCTCTCCGGTGGACTCGTCCGCCAGAAAATGAAGTACATGAGGTTCCTTCGCAAACGTATGAACACGAAGCCTTCTCATGGACCCATTCACTTTCGTGCTCCTTCCAAGATCTTCTGGCGTACTGTTCGCGG TATGATTCCACACAAAACGAAGCGTGGAGCAGCTGCACTTGCACGCATGAAGGTGTTTGAAGGTGTGCCTCCACCATACGACAAGGTCAAGAGGATGGTTATCCCCGATGCTCTCAA GGTCTTGAGGCTTCAAGCTGGTCACAAGTACTGTCTGTTGGGCCGTCTCTCCTCTGAAGTCGGGTGGAACCACTACGACACCATCAAG GAGCTGGAGGCGAAGAGGAAGGAGAGATCTCAAGTTGTTTACGAGCGTAAGAAGCAGCTTAACAAACTTAGAGCCAAGGCTGAGAAGGTCGCTGAAGAGAAGCTCGGAGCACAGCTCGAAATTCTTGCACCAGTCAAGTACTGA
- the LOC106305971 gene encoding protein LOW PSII ACCUMULATION 3, chloroplastic isoform X2, translating to MSPSSFSIASTVSPASLAGTLVSNSKTVLGGSGIYWKNYDATKTNRNLKYRVCSVSGGSNTSVENVPFPRDYFELINQAKQAVELALKDEKQLMEIEFPTSGLASVPGDGEGATEMTESMNMIHQFCDRLISPEKARTTRIFFPEANEVKFAKKNVFEGTYFKLDYLTKPSLFEDFGFFERVKMSDRVKPEDELFLVAYPYFNVNEMLVVEELYKEAVVNTDRKLIIFNGELDRIRSGYYPKFFYPKLGALTETLLPKMETVYYIHNFKGQKGGVLFRCYPGPWQVLRRTRNKCVCVHQQESMPSLKEVALNILASA from the exons ATGTCACCCTCCTCCTTCTCCATCGCATCCACCGTCTCTCCGGCTTCTCTTGCCGGAACTCTCGTATCCAACTCTAAG ACTGTTTTGGGTGGTAGTGGTATATATTGGAAGAACTATGATGCTACCAAGACGAATAGGAATCTCAAGTACAGAGTTTGTTCTGTCTCTGGAGGGTCTAACACATCTGTGGAGAATGTACCTTTTCCTCGTGATTACTTCGAGCTCATTAACCAA GCCAAACAAGCAGTTGAATTGGCTTTGAAGGACGAGAAACAGTTGATG GAAATTGAGTTCCCAACGTCTGGTCTTGCATCTGTGCCAG GTGATGGTGAAGGAGCCACAGAGATGACAGAGAGTATGAATATGATACACCAGTTTTGTGACCGCCTTATATCTCCTGAAAAGGCTCGAACCACAAGAATT TTCTTCCCGGAGGCAAACGAAGTCAAATTTGCTAAAAAAAATGTCTTTGAAGGAACTTACTTTAAACTGGACTATCTGACAAAACCTTCTCTTTTTGAGGACTTTGGTTTCTTTGAAAGAGTAAAGATGTCGGATCGAGTGAAGCCTGAAGACGAACTGTTCCTTGTTGCATACCCTTATTTTAATGTCAACG AGATGCTTGTAGTGGAAGAGCTGTACAAGGAAGCTGTTGTGAACACTGACCGAAAACTAATCATCTTCAATGGAGAACTTGACCGCATACGTTCAGGCT ACTATCCAAAGTTCTTTTACCCAAAACTGGGTGCACTGACCGAGACACTTCTTCCCAAGATGGAGACAGTTTACTACATCCACAACTTCAAAGGACAGAAAGGAGGTGTCCTTTTCAG ATGCTACCCCGGTCCATGGCAAGTCCTGAGAAGAACAAGAAACAAGTGCGTCTGTGTTCACCAGCAAGAATCCATGCCTTCTCTCAAGGAAGTTGCCCTAAACATTCTTGCCTCTGCTTGA
- the LOC106305971 gene encoding protein LOW PSII ACCUMULATION 3, chloroplastic isoform X1, which translates to MSPSSFSIASTVSPASLAGTLVSNSKTVLGGSGIYWKNYDATKTNRNLKYRVCSVSGGSNTSVENVPFPRDYFELINQWICCMKKIQAKQAVELALKDEKQLMEIEFPTSGLASVPGDGEGATEMTESMNMIHQFCDRLISPEKARTTRIFFPEANEVKFAKKNVFEGTYFKLDYLTKPSLFEDFGFFERVKMSDRVKPEDELFLVAYPYFNVNEMLVVEELYKEAVVNTDRKLIIFNGELDRIRSGYYPKFFYPKLGALTETLLPKMETVYYIHNFKGQKGGVLFRCYPGPWQVLRRTRNKCVCVHQQESMPSLKEVALNILASA; encoded by the exons ATGTCACCCTCCTCCTTCTCCATCGCATCCACCGTCTCTCCGGCTTCTCTTGCCGGAACTCTCGTATCCAACTCTAAG ACTGTTTTGGGTGGTAGTGGTATATATTGGAAGAACTATGATGCTACCAAGACGAATAGGAATCTCAAGTACAGAGTTTGTTCTGTCTCTGGAGGGTCTAACACATCTGTGGAGAATGTACCTTTTCCTCGTGATTACTTCGAGCTCATTAACCAA TGGATATGTTGCATGAAAAAAATACAGGCCAAACAAGCAGTTGAATTGGCTTTGAAGGACGAGAAACAGTTGATG GAAATTGAGTTCCCAACGTCTGGTCTTGCATCTGTGCCAG GTGATGGTGAAGGAGCCACAGAGATGACAGAGAGTATGAATATGATACACCAGTTTTGTGACCGCCTTATATCTCCTGAAAAGGCTCGAACCACAAGAATT TTCTTCCCGGAGGCAAACGAAGTCAAATTTGCTAAAAAAAATGTCTTTGAAGGAACTTACTTTAAACTGGACTATCTGACAAAACCTTCTCTTTTTGAGGACTTTGGTTTCTTTGAAAGAGTAAAGATGTCGGATCGAGTGAAGCCTGAAGACGAACTGTTCCTTGTTGCATACCCTTATTTTAATGTCAACG AGATGCTTGTAGTGGAAGAGCTGTACAAGGAAGCTGTTGTGAACACTGACCGAAAACTAATCATCTTCAATGGAGAACTTGACCGCATACGTTCAGGCT ACTATCCAAAGTTCTTTTACCCAAAACTGGGTGCACTGACCGAGACACTTCTTCCCAAGATGGAGACAGTTTACTACATCCACAACTTCAAAGGACAGAAAGGAGGTGTCCTTTTCAG ATGCTACCCCGGTCCATGGCAAGTCCTGAGAAGAACAAGAAACAAGTGCGTCTGTGTTCACCAGCAAGAATCCATGCCTTCTCTCAAGGAAGTTGCCCTAAACATTCTTGCCTCTGCTTGA
- the LOC106305972 gene encoding cytochrome B5 isoform D, whose protein sequence is MGGDGKVFTLEEVSQHTSNQDCWIVIDGKVYDVTKFLDDHPGGDEVILTSTGKDATDDFEDVGHSSTAKAMLDEYYVGDIDSATVPTKTKFVPPPPNQTQSNQNKSSDFLIKILQFLVPLLILGLALGIRSYTKTPSS, encoded by the exons ATGGGCGGAGACGGCAAAGTGTTCACCTTGGAGGAGGTTTCTCAGCACACTAGCAACCAGGACTGTTGGATCGTCATCGACGGCAAG GTTTATGATGTGACCAAGTTCTTGGACGACCATCCTGGTGGTGACGAGGTCATCTTGACTTCCACAG GGAAAGACGCGACTGATGATTTTGAGGATGTGGGACACAGCTCCACCGCAAAAGCCATGCTTGATGAGTACTACGTCGGTGATATTGACTCCGCCACCGTCCCTACCAAAACCAAGTTCGTTCCTCCTCCTCCAAACCAGACCCAGTCTAACCAGAACAAGAGCTCGGATTTCCTCATCAAGATCCTTCAGTTCCTTGTTCCTCTTCTTATCTTAGGCTTGGCTCTCGGTATCCGCTCTTACACCAAGACTCCTTCCTCTTGA
- the LOC106305970 gene encoding BTB/POZ domain-containing protein At5g48800: protein MDKHHNHLLLQHHQHLHHHQKLSLAKSSRQSCSEWIFRDVPSDITIEVNGGNFALHKFPLVSRSGRIRRIVAEHRDSDISKVELLNLPGGAETFELAAKFCYGINFEITSSNVAQLLCVSDYLEMTEEYSKDNLASRTEEYLDSIVCKSLEMCVQVLKQSENLLPLADELNIVTRCIDAIASKACAEQIASSFSRLEYSSSGRLHMSKQAKGNDGGGGDWWIEDLSVLRIDLYQRVMNAMKCRGVRPESIGASLLSYAERQLTKTGHQEHEQAVVETIVALLPVEKLVVPISFLFGLLRRAVMLDASVSCRLDLERRIGSQLDMATLDDLLIPSFRHAGDTLFEIDTVYRILVNFSQQGGDDSEDEESVFECGDDSSPHTPSQSAMFKVAKLVDSYLAEIAPDANLDLPKFLLIAEALPLHPRTLHDGLYRATDLYLKAHQGLSDSDKKKLSKLIDFQKLSQEAGAHAAQNERLPLQSIVQVLYFEQLKLRSSLCTSYSDEETKPKQQQQQHQSWRINSGALSAAMSPKDNYASLRRENRELKLELARLRMRLNDLEKEHICMKRDMQRSHSRKFMSSFSKKMGKLSFFGGNHSSSRGSSSPSKQSFRTDSKVMERTCASMD from the exons ATGGACAAGCATCACAACCATCTTCTGCTACAGCATCATCAACATCTCCACCACCACCAGAAGCTCTCTCTTGCTAAATCTTCTAGGCAAAGCTGTAGTGAATG GATCTTTCGAGACGTCCCAAGTGATATAACCATAGAAGTAAACGGAGGAAACTTTGCTCTTCACAAG TTCCCTTTAGTCTCTAGAAGTGGAAGAATCCGTAGAATCGTCGCAGAACACAGAGACTCAGACATCTCCAAAGTGGAGCTCCTCAACCTCCCAGGAGGAGCAGAGACATTCGAGCTAGCAGCCAAGTTCTGCTACGGGATCAACTTCGAGATCACCTCATCAAACGTCGCGCAGCTCCTCTGCGTCTCTGACTACCTCGAGATGACAGAAGAGTACTCCAAAGATAACTTGGCTTCGAGAACAGAGGAGTATCTCGACAGCATTGTCTGCAAGAGCCTCGAGATGTGCGTCCAAGTCTTGAAACAGTCAGAGAATCTCCTCCCTCTCGCGGACGAGCTCAATATCGTAACCAGATGCATCGACGCCATCGCCTCGAAGGCCTGCGCCGAGCAGATCGCCTCGAGCTTCTCGCGGTTGGAGTATAGCAGCTCCGGGAGGCTTCACATGAGCAAGCAAGCTAAAGGTAACGATGGAGGAGGTGGAGACTGGTGGATTGAGGATCTTTCTGTTCTTAGGATTGATTTGTATCAGAGAGTGATGAACGCTATGAAGTGCCGCGGCGTGCGTCCTGAGAGTATAGGAGCTTCCTTGTTGAGTTACGCAGAGAGACAGCTGACAAAGACAGGACATCAAGAACACGAACAAGCCGTTGTTGAGACAATCGTTGCTCTTCTCCCAGTTGAGAAACTCGTTGTTCCTATAAGTTTCCTCTTCGGGTTGCTTAGAAGAGCGGTGATGCTTGATGCTTCGGTGTCATGCAGGCTTGATCTAGAGAGGAGGATCGGTTCTCAGCTTGACATGGCGACGTTAGATGATCTCTTGATCCCTTCTTTTCGTCACGCGGGAGATACTTTGTTCGAGATTGATACGGTTTATAGAATCTTGGTGAACTTCTCGCAGCAAGGAGGTGATGATAGTGAGGATGAAGAGTCAGTCTTTGAATGTGGTGATGATAGTAGTCCGCATACGCCTTCTCAAAGCGCAATGTTTAAAGTTGCAAAGCTTGTAGATAGTTACCTCGCTGAAATTGCTCCTGATGCTAACCTTGACCTTCCCAAATTCTTGCTCATTGCGGAAGCTTTACCGCTTCATCCTCGCACTCTTCATGATGGGTTGTACCGTGCCACTGATCTCTATCTTAAG GCACATCAAGGGTTGTCAGATTCAGACAAGAAGAAGCTGTCAAAACTTATAGACTTCCAGAAACTCTCACAAGAGGCAGGAGCACACGCTGCGCAGAACGAGCGGCTTCCTCTGCAATCAATAGTTCAGGTTCTCTACTTTGAGCAGCTTAAGCTCAGAAGCTCCTTGTGCACTTCTTACTCAGACGAAGAGACAAAGCCTAAGCAGCAGCAGCAGCAGCATCAGTCATGGAGAATCAACAGCGGAGCTCTCAGCGCAGCAATGTCCCCGAAAGACAACTACGCGTCTCTGAGGAGAGAAAACAGGGAGCTGAAGCTCGAGTTAGCTAGGCTGAGGATGAGGCTCAACGATCTGGAGAAGGAGCATATCTGCATGAAGAGAGATATGCAGAGGTCTCACTCGCGCAAGTTCATGAGCAGTTTCTCGAAGAAGATGGGGAAGCTTAGCTTCTTTGGGGGGAATCATAGCTCATCAAGAGGATCAAGCTCTCCATCGAAGCAGTCTTTCAGAACTGATTCAAAGGTGATGGAGAGAACATGCGCAAGCATGGATTAG
- the LOC106304461 gene encoding cyclin-dependent kinase inhibitor 3: MGKYMKKSKITNNDTEPTEPTSLGVRTRAAKTLALKRLNSSASDSALAGDSSRYLQLRSRRLEKPMALTEPKQPPRIKESGSKGRVSSGSGSVHVDGDDWFGKSDAFCGENSPDSESRQSTRESTPCNFAEDLEIIVTPGSSTKSMRTATRDCIRDGDSSVPSTSELEEFFAYAEQQQQRLFMDKYNFDIVNDVPLAGRYEWVQVSP, from the exons ATGGGCAAATACATGAAGAAATCGAAGATTACCAACAACGACACGGAACCCACCGAGCCGACTTCTCTGGGAGTTCGCACCAGGGCCGCTAAAACCCTAGCTTTGAAGCGGCTCAATTCCTCCGCCTCTGATTCCGCTTTAGCCGGAGACTCTTCTCGCTACCTTCAGCTCCGCAGCCGCCGCCTCGAGAAACCAATGGCTTTAACCGAGCCGAAACAGCCGCCGAGAATTAAGGAGTCTGGCTCGAAGGGTCGGGTTAGCTCCGGTTCGGGCTCGGTTCATGTAGACGGAGATGATTGGTTCGGAAAGTCTGATGCTTTTTGCGGAGAGAACAGTCCTGATTCTGAATCGAGACAAAG CACAAGGGAGAGCACGCCTTGTAACTTTGCTGAGGATCTGGAGATCATTGTTACACCAGGGTCTAGCACAAAGTCGATGCGTACAGCAACCAGAGATTGCATAAGGGACGGAGATAGCTCTGTCCCATCAACTAGTGAACTAGAGGAGTTCTTTGCCTATGCAGAGCAGCAACAGCAGAGGCTGTTCATGGACAA GTACAACTTCGACATCGTGAATGATGTGCCCCTCGCTGGACGCTACGAGTGGGTACAAGTCAGTCCATGA
- the LOC106302232 gene encoding uncharacterized protein LOC106302232 isoform X2, which produces MVGHAVSPSLCIHLRMPEVHFSKRSCISKTPHVKIAQRKHFGSCSITCRPSGEARKRSVSTSLNLGAYLSRGESSCKCTCLASLAEFDAVAGSGWVPAGDQLLLMASVFLTYMAGVIPLQNSAYSSTKNPDVETSESSDSESDLKSVWDVVKGKLLDSLDAIKRESTLGSRVLKAKPPQGKPPLSLYAISEGPRLYLLWSCFQKLEEETNKIANTTSSDEWMVSFTDIVREAYQGACTAWLKRELCVGNTEAITPLLIKMLNDKDAILAKIRKSGKEELFADFLYFHRFGSSRKASCYDLSLFRTHGVAILEDLMITLAVKRTKELKALSGWRYYFSLFLELSDIGMPIIRVVLDKVSRVISFFLVTLIGRSVGLIFTGIRQSLRWK; this is translated from the exons ATGGTTGGACATGCTGTATCTCCATCATTATGCATTCATCTGCGTATGCCTGAGGTTCACTTTAGTAAAAGAAGCTGTATATCCAAAACTCCTCATGTGAAGATTGCTCAAAG GAAGCATTTTGGGAGTTGCAGCATCACTTGTAGACCATCAGGGGAAGCTCGCAAACGTTCTGTTTCTACCTCCTTGAATCTTGGAGCTTATCTGTCTCGTGGAGAGTCTTCTTGCAAGTGTACTTGCTTGGCATCTTTGGCGGAGTTTGATGCTGTCGCTGGTTCCGGTTGGGTCCCTGCCGGTGATCAACTTCTCCTTATGGCCAGTGTTTTCCTTACATATATGGCTGGAGTGATTCCTCTTCAAAACTCTGCTTACTCTTCCACAAAGAATCCAGATGTTGAAACTTCAGAATCTTCTG ATTCTGAGAGTGATTTGAAGTCTGTATGGGATGTGGTGAAAGGAAAGCTTTTAGATTCTTTAGACGCCATCAAACGTGAGAGTACACTTGGAAGCAGAGTCCTAAAAGCCAAACCACCCCAAGGGAAGCCCCCGCTGAGCTTGTATGCGATATCCGAAGGGCCACGGCTGTACTTGCTCTGGTCATGTTTTCAGAAACTTGAAGAAGAG ACAAATAAGATCGCTAACACAACCAGTTCGGATGAGTGGATGGTTAGTTTTACTGATATTGTCCGCGAAGCATATCAAGGAGCATGCACGGCTTGGCTAAAAAGGGAACTGTGTGTGGGAAACACTGAG GCGATTACTCCTTTGCTGATCAAAATGCTAAATGACAAGGACGCTATCTTAGCTAAAATAAGAAAATCAGGCAAGGAGGAACTGTTTGCAGACTTCTTATATTTTCACAGATTTGGATCTTCCAGGAAAGCTTCTTGCTACGACCTCAGCTTGTTTCGCACTCACGGAGTTGCCATTTTGGAAGACTTGATGATAACTTTAGCAGTTAAACGAACAAAGGAGCTTAAGGCTCTATCGGGATG GAGGTACTACTTCAGTCTGTTTCTGGAGTTATCAGACATTGGAATGCCAATCATCAGAGTGGTGCTGGATAAAGTGAGTAGAGTCATATCCTTCTTTCTTGTCACCTTGATCGGTAGATCAGTTGGACTCATCTTCACCGGCATTAGACAATCTCTCCGGTGGAAGTGA
- the LOC106302232 gene encoding uncharacterized protein LOC106302232 isoform X4, producing MVGHAVSPSLCIHLRMPEVHFSKRSCISKTPHVKIAQSITCRPSGEARKRSVSTSLNLGAYLSRGESSCKCTCLASLAEFDAVAGSGWVPAGDQLLLMASVFLTYMAGVIPLQNSAYSSTKNPDVETSESSDSESDLKSVWDVVKGKLLDSLDAIKRESTLGSRVLKAKPPQGKPPLSLYAISEGPRLYLLWSCFQKLEEETNKIANTTSSDEWMVSFTDIVREAYQGACTAWLKRELCVGNTEAITPLLIKMLNDKDAILAKIRKSGKEELFADFLYFHRFGSSRKASCYDLSLFRTHGVAILEDLMITLAVKRTKELKALSGWRYYFSLFLELSDIGMPIIRVVLDKVSRVISFFLVTLIGRSVGLIFTGIRQSLRWK from the exons ATGGTTGGACATGCTGTATCTCCATCATTATGCATTCATCTGCGTATGCCTGAGGTTCACTTTAGTAAAAGAAGCTGTATATCCAAAACTCCTCATGTGAAGATTGCTCAAAG CATCACTTGTAGACCATCAGGGGAAGCTCGCAAACGTTCTGTTTCTACCTCCTTGAATCTTGGAGCTTATCTGTCTCGTGGAGAGTCTTCTTGCAAGTGTACTTGCTTGGCATCTTTGGCGGAGTTTGATGCTGTCGCTGGTTCCGGTTGGGTCCCTGCCGGTGATCAACTTCTCCTTATGGCCAGTGTTTTCCTTACATATATGGCTGGAGTGATTCCTCTTCAAAACTCTGCTTACTCTTCCACAAAGAATCCAGATGTTGAAACTTCAGAATCTTCTG ATTCTGAGAGTGATTTGAAGTCTGTATGGGATGTGGTGAAAGGAAAGCTTTTAGATTCTTTAGACGCCATCAAACGTGAGAGTACACTTGGAAGCAGAGTCCTAAAAGCCAAACCACCCCAAGGGAAGCCCCCGCTGAGCTTGTATGCGATATCCGAAGGGCCACGGCTGTACTTGCTCTGGTCATGTTTTCAGAAACTTGAAGAAGAG ACAAATAAGATCGCTAACACAACCAGTTCGGATGAGTGGATGGTTAGTTTTACTGATATTGTCCGCGAAGCATATCAAGGAGCATGCACGGCTTGGCTAAAAAGGGAACTGTGTGTGGGAAACACTGAG GCGATTACTCCTTTGCTGATCAAAATGCTAAATGACAAGGACGCTATCTTAGCTAAAATAAGAAAATCAGGCAAGGAGGAACTGTTTGCAGACTTCTTATATTTTCACAGATTTGGATCTTCCAGGAAAGCTTCTTGCTACGACCTCAGCTTGTTTCGCACTCACGGAGTTGCCATTTTGGAAGACTTGATGATAACTTTAGCAGTTAAACGAACAAAGGAGCTTAAGGCTCTATCGGGATG GAGGTACTACTTCAGTCTGTTTCTGGAGTTATCAGACATTGGAATGCCAATCATCAGAGTGGTGCTGGATAAAGTGAGTAGAGTCATATCCTTCTTTCTTGTCACCTTGATCGGTAGATCAGTTGGACTCATCTTCACCGGCATTAGACAATCTCTCCGGTGGAAGTGA
- the LOC106302232 gene encoding uncharacterized protein LOC106302232 isoform X1, with protein sequence MVGHAVSPSLCIHLRMPEVHFSKRSCISKTPHVKIAQRKHFGSCSITCRPSGEARKRSVSTSLNLGAYLSRGESSCKCTCLASLAEFDAVAGSGWVPAGDQLLLMASVFLTYMAGVIPLQNSAYSSTKNPDVETSESSGRDIDSESDLKSVWDVVKGKLLDSLDAIKRESTLGSRVLKAKPPQGKPPLSLYAISEGPRLYLLWSCFQKLEEETNKIANTTSSDEWMVSFTDIVREAYQGACTAWLKRELCVGNTEAITPLLIKMLNDKDAILAKIRKSGKEELFADFLYFHRFGSSRKASCYDLSLFRTHGVAILEDLMITLAVKRTKELKALSGWRYYFSLFLELSDIGMPIIRVVLDKVSRVISFFLVTLIGRSVGLIFTGIRQSLRWK encoded by the exons ATGGTTGGACATGCTGTATCTCCATCATTATGCATTCATCTGCGTATGCCTGAGGTTCACTTTAGTAAAAGAAGCTGTATATCCAAAACTCCTCATGTGAAGATTGCTCAAAG GAAGCATTTTGGGAGTTGCAGCATCACTTGTAGACCATCAGGGGAAGCTCGCAAACGTTCTGTTTCTACCTCCTTGAATCTTGGAGCTTATCTGTCTCGTGGAGAGTCTTCTTGCAAGTGTACTTGCTTGGCATCTTTGGCGGAGTTTGATGCTGTCGCTGGTTCCGGTTGGGTCCCTGCCGGTGATCAACTTCTCCTTATGGCCAGTGTTTTCCTTACATATATGGCTGGAGTGATTCCTCTTCAAAACTCTGCTTACTCTTCCACAAAGAATCCAGATGTTGAAACTTCAGAATCTTCTGGTAG GGACATAGATTCTGAGAGTGATTTGAAGTCTGTATGGGATGTGGTGAAAGGAAAGCTTTTAGATTCTTTAGACGCCATCAAACGTGAGAGTACACTTGGAAGCAGAGTCCTAAAAGCCAAACCACCCCAAGGGAAGCCCCCGCTGAGCTTGTATGCGATATCCGAAGGGCCACGGCTGTACTTGCTCTGGTCATGTTTTCAGAAACTTGAAGAAGAG ACAAATAAGATCGCTAACACAACCAGTTCGGATGAGTGGATGGTTAGTTTTACTGATATTGTCCGCGAAGCATATCAAGGAGCATGCACGGCTTGGCTAAAAAGGGAACTGTGTGTGGGAAACACTGAG GCGATTACTCCTTTGCTGATCAAAATGCTAAATGACAAGGACGCTATCTTAGCTAAAATAAGAAAATCAGGCAAGGAGGAACTGTTTGCAGACTTCTTATATTTTCACAGATTTGGATCTTCCAGGAAAGCTTCTTGCTACGACCTCAGCTTGTTTCGCACTCACGGAGTTGCCATTTTGGAAGACTTGATGATAACTTTAGCAGTTAAACGAACAAAGGAGCTTAAGGCTCTATCGGGATG GAGGTACTACTTCAGTCTGTTTCTGGAGTTATCAGACATTGGAATGCCAATCATCAGAGTGGTGCTGGATAAAGTGAGTAGAGTCATATCCTTCTTTCTTGTCACCTTGATCGGTAGATCAGTTGGACTCATCTTCACCGGCATTAGACAATCTCTCCGGTGGAAGTGA
- the LOC106302232 gene encoding uncharacterized protein LOC106302232 isoform X3, producing the protein MVGHAVSPSLCIHLRMPEVHFSKRSCISKTPHVKIAQSITCRPSGEARKRSVSTSLNLGAYLSRGESSCKCTCLASLAEFDAVAGSGWVPAGDQLLLMASVFLTYMAGVIPLQNSAYSSTKNPDVETSESSGRDIDSESDLKSVWDVVKGKLLDSLDAIKRESTLGSRVLKAKPPQGKPPLSLYAISEGPRLYLLWSCFQKLEEETNKIANTTSSDEWMVSFTDIVREAYQGACTAWLKRELCVGNTEAITPLLIKMLNDKDAILAKIRKSGKEELFADFLYFHRFGSSRKASCYDLSLFRTHGVAILEDLMITLAVKRTKELKALSGWRYYFSLFLELSDIGMPIIRVVLDKVSRVISFFLVTLIGRSVGLIFTGIRQSLRWK; encoded by the exons ATGGTTGGACATGCTGTATCTCCATCATTATGCATTCATCTGCGTATGCCTGAGGTTCACTTTAGTAAAAGAAGCTGTATATCCAAAACTCCTCATGTGAAGATTGCTCAAAG CATCACTTGTAGACCATCAGGGGAAGCTCGCAAACGTTCTGTTTCTACCTCCTTGAATCTTGGAGCTTATCTGTCTCGTGGAGAGTCTTCTTGCAAGTGTACTTGCTTGGCATCTTTGGCGGAGTTTGATGCTGTCGCTGGTTCCGGTTGGGTCCCTGCCGGTGATCAACTTCTCCTTATGGCCAGTGTTTTCCTTACATATATGGCTGGAGTGATTCCTCTTCAAAACTCTGCTTACTCTTCCACAAAGAATCCAGATGTTGAAACTTCAGAATCTTCTGGTAG GGACATAGATTCTGAGAGTGATTTGAAGTCTGTATGGGATGTGGTGAAAGGAAAGCTTTTAGATTCTTTAGACGCCATCAAACGTGAGAGTACACTTGGAAGCAGAGTCCTAAAAGCCAAACCACCCCAAGGGAAGCCCCCGCTGAGCTTGTATGCGATATCCGAAGGGCCACGGCTGTACTTGCTCTGGTCATGTTTTCAGAAACTTGAAGAAGAG ACAAATAAGATCGCTAACACAACCAGTTCGGATGAGTGGATGGTTAGTTTTACTGATATTGTCCGCGAAGCATATCAAGGAGCATGCACGGCTTGGCTAAAAAGGGAACTGTGTGTGGGAAACACTGAG GCGATTACTCCTTTGCTGATCAAAATGCTAAATGACAAGGACGCTATCTTAGCTAAAATAAGAAAATCAGGCAAGGAGGAACTGTTTGCAGACTTCTTATATTTTCACAGATTTGGATCTTCCAGGAAAGCTTCTTGCTACGACCTCAGCTTGTTTCGCACTCACGGAGTTGCCATTTTGGAAGACTTGATGATAACTTTAGCAGTTAAACGAACAAAGGAGCTTAAGGCTCTATCGGGATG GAGGTACTACTTCAGTCTGTTTCTGGAGTTATCAGACATTGGAATGCCAATCATCAGAGTGGTGCTGGATAAAGTGAGTAGAGTCATATCCTTCTTTCTTGTCACCTTGATCGGTAGATCAGTTGGACTCATCTTCACCGGCATTAGACAATCTCTCCGGTGGAAGTGA